One window of the Klebsiella sp. WP3-W18-ESBL-02 genome contains the following:
- the arsC gene encoding arsenate reductase (glutaredoxin) (This arsenate reductase requires both glutathione and glutaredoxin to convert arsenate to arsenite, after which the efflux transporter formed by ArsA and ArsB can extrude the arsenite from the cell, providing resistance.) has product MTDSVTLYHNPRCSKSRDTLSLLKANGIDPNVVLYLETPPDAATLRELIALLGFASARDLMRQKEDLYKSLNLADSHLSEAELIQAMVDNPKLIERPIVVSNGQARIGRPPEQVLEIVS; this is encoded by the coding sequence ATGACGGATTCAGTCACCCTTTATCATAACCCGCGCTGCTCAAAGAGCCGCGATACCCTGAGCCTGCTGAAGGCCAACGGCATTGACCCTAACGTGGTGCTCTACCTGGAGACACCGCCGGACGCCGCCACGCTACGTGAGCTGATTGCCCTGCTCGGTTTCGCCAGTGCCCGCGATCTGATGCGTCAGAAAGAAGATCTGTACAAGTCGCTGAATCTGGCCGACAGCCACCTGAGCGAAGCGGAGCTAATTCAGGCGATGGTCGACAACCCGAAGCTGATTGAACGCCCGATCGTCGTCAGCAACGGGCAGGCGCGCATTGGGCGCCCACCCGAGCAGGTACTGGAAATCGTGAGCTAA
- the bepA gene encoding beta-barrel assembly-enhancing protease gives MFRQLKKTLLASLIATLTFGQVAPAYADTTDNLPDMGTSAGSTLSIGQEMQMGDYYVRQLRGSAPLINDPLLVQYINSLGMRLVSHAFSVRTPFHFYLINNDDINAFAFFGGNVVLHSALFRYSDTESQLASVMAHEISHVTQRHLARAMEDQKRNAPLTWVGALGSILLAMASPQAGMAALSGTLAGTQQGMISFTRQNEEEADRIGIQVLQRAGFDPQAMPAFMEKLLDQSRYSSRPPEMLLTHPLPESRLSDARNRANQMRPVVVQSSADFYFAKARTLGMYNNGQNQLGTDLLDNWSKGNIREQHAAQYGRALLAMEAKNYAEASKLLQPLLSADPQNAWFLDLATDIDLGQNKTSEAINRLKNARELRTNPVLQLNLANALLEGGQAAEAATILNRYTFNNKDDTNGWDLLAQAEAKLGNRDQELAARAENMALVGRLDQAISLLSAASAQVKLRSLQQARYDARIDQLRQLQERFRPYQKM, from the coding sequence ATGTTCAGGCAGTTGAAAAAAACGCTGTTGGCATCCCTTATTGCGACACTCACTTTCGGTCAGGTTGCGCCGGCATATGCCGATACAACCGATAATCTACCGGATATGGGTACATCCGCAGGAAGCACGCTCTCCATTGGTCAGGAGATGCAAATGGGGGATTACTATGTTCGACAACTGCGCGGTAGCGCGCCGCTCATCAACGACCCGCTGCTGGTTCAGTACATTAATTCATTGGGCATGCGTCTGGTTTCGCACGCCTTCTCCGTACGTACGCCGTTTCATTTTTATCTGATTAACAACGACGATATCAACGCTTTCGCCTTCTTCGGCGGTAACGTAGTGCTGCACTCCGCGCTGTTCCGCTATTCTGACACCGAAAGTCAGTTGGCATCGGTTATGGCGCACGAAATCTCCCACGTGACCCAACGCCACCTGGCGCGCGCAATGGAAGACCAGAAACGCAACGCCCCGCTAACGTGGGTCGGCGCGCTGGGTTCCATTCTGCTGGCGATGGCCAGCCCACAGGCCGGGATGGCAGCGCTGAGCGGGACTTTAGCGGGCACCCAGCAGGGGATGATCAGCTTTACCCGCCAGAATGAAGAAGAGGCCGATCGTATTGGTATTCAGGTTCTCCAGCGCGCCGGCTTCGACCCGCAGGCCATGCCTGCCTTTATGGAAAAGCTGCTCGATCAGTCGCGCTACTCTTCGCGCCCGCCGGAAATGTTGTTAACTCACCCGCTGCCGGAAAGCCGCTTATCGGACGCGCGCAACCGCGCCAACCAAATGCGCCCGGTGGTGGTTCAGTCTTCCGCCGATTTCTACTTTGCCAAAGCGCGTACGCTCGGCATGTATAACAACGGGCAAAACCAGCTGGGCACCGACCTGCTCGATAACTGGTCAAAGGGCAACATCCGCGAGCAACACGCCGCCCAGTACGGGCGAGCGCTGCTGGCCATGGAAGCCAAAAACTACGCTGAGGCCAGCAAGCTGCTGCAACCGCTGCTGAGCGCCGATCCGCAAAACGCCTGGTTCCTCGATCTGGCGACCGATATCGATCTCGGCCAGAACAAAACGAGTGAAGCCATCAATCGGCTGAAGAACGCTCGCGAGCTGCGCACCAACCCGGTACTGCAGCTCAACCTGGCGAACGCCCTCCTGGAAGGTGGCCAGGCCGCAGAGGCGGCGACGATCCTCAACCGCTACACCTTTAATAACAAAGACGATACCAACGGCTGGGATCTGCTGGCCCAGGCGGAGGCCAAGCTGGGCAACCGCGATCAGGAGCTGGCCGCGCGCGCTGAAAACATGGCGCTGGTGGGCCGACTGGATCAGGCCATTTCCCTGCTCAGCGCCGCCAGCGCGCAGGTGAAATTACGCAGCCTGCAGCAGGCACGCTACGACGCGCGTATCGACCAGCTGCGCCAGCTGCAAGAGCGTTTCCGCCCTTATCAGAAAATGTAA
- a CDS encoding AI-2E family transporter, which yields MLEMLMQWYRRRFSDPEAIALLVILLAGFCILFFFSGLLAPLLVAIVLAYLLEWPTVRLERLGWSRTWATSVVLVLFVGILLLMAFVVMPIAWQQGIYLIRDMPGMLNKLSDFAATLPRRYPALMDAGIIDAMAENMRTRMLTMGDSVVKYSVASLVGLLTLAVYLVLVPLMVFFLVKDKEQMLNAVRRVLPRNRGLAGQVWKEMNQQITNYIRGKVLEMVVVGVATWLGFLMFGLNYSLLLAVLVGLSVLIPYIGAFVVTIPVVCVALFQFGLGTEFWSLFAVYLIIQGLDGNLLVPVLFSEAVNLHPLVIILSVVIFGGLWGFWGVFFAIPLATLIKAVVHAWPDGLVVEEDETA from the coding sequence ATGCTCGAGATGTTGATGCAATGGTATCGCCGCCGATTCAGCGACCCGGAGGCCATCGCGCTGCTGGTCATTCTGCTCGCCGGTTTCTGCATTCTGTTTTTCTTCAGCGGCCTGCTGGCGCCGCTGCTGGTGGCAATAGTGCTTGCCTACCTGCTGGAGTGGCCGACGGTACGGTTAGAGCGGCTGGGCTGGTCGCGCACCTGGGCGACCAGCGTCGTGCTGGTGCTGTTTGTTGGCATTCTGCTGCTGATGGCCTTTGTGGTAATGCCCATCGCCTGGCAGCAGGGGATTTACCTTATCCGCGACATGCCCGGTATGCTCAACAAGCTTTCCGATTTTGCCGCCACGCTGCCGCGCCGCTACCCGGCGCTGATGGACGCCGGGATTATCGACGCGATGGCGGAGAATATGCGTACGCGTATGCTGACCATGGGCGACTCGGTGGTGAAATACTCGGTCGCTTCGCTGGTGGGGCTGCTGACCCTGGCCGTGTATCTGGTGCTGGTGCCGCTGATGGTTTTCTTCCTGGTGAAAGACAAAGAGCAAATGCTCAACGCCGTACGCCGCGTGCTGCCGCGCAACCGTGGGCTGGCGGGGCAGGTGTGGAAAGAGATGAACCAGCAAATCACCAACTATATTCGCGGTAAAGTGCTGGAAATGGTGGTGGTAGGTGTCGCCACCTGGCTTGGTTTCCTGATGTTTGGCCTCAACTACTCGCTGCTGCTGGCGGTGCTGGTGGGGCTGTCGGTGTTGATTCCGTACATCGGTGCGTTTGTTGTGACGATCCCGGTTGTCTGCGTCGCGCTGTTTCAGTTCGGTCTGGGCACCGAGTTCTGGAGCCTGTTTGCGGTGTATCTGATTATCCAGGGGCTGGACGGTAACCTGCTGGTGCCGGTGCTGTTCTCTGAAGCCGTGAACCTGCATCCGCTGGTGATTATCCTGTCGGTGGTGATTTTTGGCGGCCTGTGGGGCTTCTGGGGCGTATTCTTCGCCATACCGCTGGCAACGCTGATTAAGGCGGTGGTTCACGCCTGGCCGGACGGTCTGGTGGTGGAAGAAGACGAAACGGCATAA
- the bcp gene encoding thioredoxin-dependent thiol peroxidase: protein MNPLKAGDIAPKFSLPDQDGEQVNLTDFQGQRVLVYFYPKAMTPGCTVQACGLRDNMDELKKAGVEVLGISTDKPEKLSRFSEKELLNFTLLSDEDHQVCEQFGIWGEKTFMGKTYDGIHRISFLVDAEGKIEHVFDDFKTSNHHDVVLSWLQANA from the coding sequence ATGAACCCACTGAAAGCCGGTGATATCGCACCGAAATTTAGTTTGCCCGATCAAGACGGCGAGCAAGTAAATTTGACCGACTTCCAGGGACAACGTGTTCTGGTCTATTTTTACCCGAAAGCGATGACCCCTGGCTGCACCGTGCAGGCATGCGGCCTTCGCGATAATATGGACGAGCTGAAAAAAGCGGGCGTTGAAGTTCTGGGCATCAGCACCGACAAACCGGAAAAACTCTCCCGCTTCTCAGAAAAAGAGCTGCTGAACTTCACTCTGCTTTCCGATGAAGATCACCAGGTCTGCGAGCAGTTTGGTATCTGGGGCGAAAAAACCTTCATGGGCAAAACCTATGATGGCATTCACCGCATCAGCTTCCTGGTCGATGCGGAAGGGAAAATTGAGCACGTCTTCGACGACTTCAAAACCAGCAATCACCACGACGTGGTACTGAGCTGGCTGCAGGCCAACGCCTGA
- a CDS encoding glycine cleavage system transcriptional repressor: MTASLQHYLVITALGADRPGIVNTITRHVSSCGCNIEDSRLAMLGDEFTFIMLLSGTWNAITLIESTLPLKGAELDLLIVMKRTTASPRPAMPATVWVQVEVPDSPHIIERFTALFDSWEMNIAELVSRTQPGADEGAAQLFIQITAHSPATQNASNIEQAFKALCTELKAQGSINVINYSQHDEQDGAE, encoded by the coding sequence TTGACAGCCTCATTACAACACTATCTGGTCATTACGGCCCTGGGCGCGGATCGCCCCGGCATTGTCAATACGATTACCCGTCATGTGAGCAGCTGCGGCTGTAATATCGAAGACAGTCGGTTGGCGATGCTGGGGGATGAATTCACTTTTATTATGCTGCTGTCCGGAACCTGGAACGCCATCACGCTGATTGAGTCCACCCTGCCGCTCAAAGGTGCGGAGCTGGACCTGCTTATCGTGATGAAACGCACCACCGCCAGCCCGCGCCCGGCGATGCCGGCCACCGTATGGGTACAGGTCGAAGTCCCTGATTCGCCGCATATTATTGAGCGTTTTACCGCCCTGTTCGACAGCTGGGAAATGAACATCGCCGAGCTGGTGTCGCGAACCCAGCCGGGCGCCGACGAAGGCGCGGCGCAGCTGTTTATTCAAATTACCGCCCATAGCCCAGCTACGCAAAATGCATCAAATATTGAGCAAGCGTTCAAAGCACTATGTACAGAACTGAAAGCGCAAGGCAGTATAAACGTGATTAATTATTCACAGCATGATGAACAGGATGGAGCTGAGTAA
- the dapA gene encoding 4-hydroxy-tetrahydrodipicolinate synthase: MFTGSIVALVTPMDEKGNVDRSSLKKLIDYHVANGTSAIVSVGTTGESATLSHEEHGDVVLTTLELADGRIPVIAGTGANATAEAISLTQRFNDSGVVGCLTVTPYYNRPTQEGLFQHFKAIAEHTDLPQILYNVPSRTGCDMLPETVGRLAKIKNIIAIKEATGNLSRVHQIKELVSDDFILLSGDDASGLDFMQLGGHGVISVTANVAARDMAEMCKLAAEGQFAQARIINQRLMPLHNKLFVEPNPIPVKWACKELGLVATDTMRLPMTPITDHGRDVVASALKHAGLL; this comes from the coding sequence ATGTTCACGGGAAGTATTGTAGCGCTTGTCACGCCGATGGATGAAAAAGGTAATGTCGACCGTTCAAGCCTGAAAAAACTGATTGATTATCATGTCGCCAACGGAACCTCGGCGATTGTGTCGGTAGGGACTACCGGTGAATCAGCCACGCTGAGCCACGAAGAGCATGGCGATGTGGTATTAACCACGCTGGAACTGGCCGATGGTCGCATTCCGGTTATCGCGGGAACGGGGGCAAATGCAACCGCAGAGGCGATTAGCCTGACCCAGCGTTTTAACGACAGCGGCGTCGTTGGCTGCCTGACCGTGACCCCCTATTACAACCGCCCGACTCAGGAAGGGTTGTTCCAGCACTTTAAAGCGATTGCCGAGCATACTGACCTGCCGCAAATTCTGTATAATGTGCCGTCACGTACCGGTTGCGATATGCTGCCGGAAACCGTAGGTCGCCTGGCGAAAATTAAAAATATTATCGCCATTAAGGAAGCCACGGGGAACTTAAGCCGCGTTCATCAGATCAAAGAGCTGGTTTCAGACGATTTCATCCTGCTTAGCGGCGATGATGCAAGCGGTCTGGACTTCATGCAGCTTGGCGGGCACGGCGTTATTTCGGTAACGGCGAACGTTGCGGCGCGTGATATGGCTGAAATGTGCAAGCTGGCCGCCGAAGGGCAGTTCGCGCAGGCGCGCATCATCAACCAGCGTTTGATGCCGCTGCACAATAAATTATTTGTCGAACCCAATCCTATCCCGGTGAAATGGGCGTGTAAGGAATTGGGGCTTGTGGCGACCGACACCATGCGCTTGCCGATGACACCGATCACCGACCACGGTCGTGACGTTGTGGCATCCGCACTGAAGCATGCCGGTTTGCTGTAA
- the bamC gene encoding outer membrane protein assembly factor BamC, translated as MAYSVQKSRLAKVAGVSLVLLLAACSSDSRYKRQVSGDESYLDATPLGELHAPAGMILPIENGDYNIPVANGSGAVGKALDIRPPAQPLALVAGARTQFTGDTATLLVENSRSGSLWPQVVSIIQAKNYAITKRDDASQTLTTDWVEWNRLDEDQQYRGRYQISVQPQGYQQAVMVKLVNLEQAGKPVADRASLQRYSAEMLNVISAGLDKNASDAQASRGTAGATFDVQSASDDTGLPMLVVRAPFNQVWQRLPGALEKVGMKVTDSTRSQGSIAVTYKPLSDGSWRDLGASDPGLVSGDYKLQVGDLDNRSSLQFIDPKGHTLTQSQNDALVAVFQAAFSK; from the coding sequence ATGGCTTACTCAGTACAGAAGTCGCGCCTGGCCAAGGTTGCGGGTGTATCGCTGGTTTTACTGCTTGCGGCCTGTAGTTCCGACTCGCGCTATAAGCGCCAGGTGAGCGGCGATGAGTCCTATCTGGACGCGACGCCGTTAGGTGAACTTCACGCCCCTGCTGGCATGATCCTGCCGATTGAAAATGGCGACTACAACATTCCTGTCGCTAACGGCAGCGGTGCCGTCGGTAAAGCGCTGGATATCCGCCCACCGGCTCAGCCGCTGGCGCTGGTTGCCGGTGCGCGCACGCAGTTTACGGGCGATACCGCCACGCTGCTGGTGGAAAACAGCCGCAGCGGTTCACTGTGGCCGCAGGTGGTCAGCATTATTCAGGCGAAAAACTACGCCATTACCAAGCGTGATGATGCTAGCCAGACGCTGACAACCGACTGGGTTGAGTGGAACCGTCTGGACGAAGACCAGCAGTATCGCGGTCGTTATCAAATCTCCGTGCAGCCTCAGGGCTACCAGCAGGCGGTGATGGTGAAGCTGGTTAACCTGGAACAGGCCGGTAAACCGGTCGCCGATCGTGCTTCTCTGCAGCGCTACAGCGCCGAAATGCTGAACGTGATCTCCGCCGGTCTGGATAAGAACGCCAGCGACGCGCAGGCCTCTCGCGGCACCGCGGGAGCCACCTTTGACGTGCAGAGCGCTTCCGATGATACCGGCCTGCCGATGCTGGTGGTGCGCGCGCCGTTCAACCAGGTCTGGCAGCGTCTGCCGGGCGCGCTGGAAAAAGTGGGCATGAAAGTGACCGACAGCACGCGTTCTCAGGGCAGCATCGCGGTGACCTACAAGCCGCTGTCTGACGGCAGTTGGAGAGATCTGGGTGCCAGCGATCCGGGTCTGGTCTCCGGTGACTACAAACTTCAGGTCGGCGATCTGGACAACCGTAGTAGCCTGCAGTTCATCGATCCGAAAGGCCATACGCTGACGCAGTCGCAGAATGACGCCCTGGTCGCCGTATTCCAGGCCGCATTTAGCAAGTAA
- the purC gene encoding phosphoribosylaminoimidazolesuccinocarboxamide synthase: MQKLAELYRGKAKTVYSTENPDLLVLEFRNDTSAGDGARIEQFDRKGMVNNKFNHFIMSKLAEAGIPTQMEALLSDTECLVKKLDMVPVECVVRNRAAGSLVKRLGIEEGIELNPPLFDLFLKNDAMHDPMVNESYCETFGWVSKENLARMQELTFKANDVLKKLFDDAGLILVDFKLEFGLFKGEVVLGDEFSPDGSRLWDKKTMDKMDKDRFRQSLGGLIEAYEEVAHRLGVKLD, translated from the coding sequence ATGCAAAAGCTAGCTGAGTTGTATCGTGGTAAAGCGAAAACCGTATACAGCACCGAAAACCCGGATCTGTTGGTACTCGAATTCCGTAACGATACGTCAGCAGGGGACGGCGCCCGCATTGAACAGTTCGATCGTAAAGGCATGGTGAACAACAAGTTCAACCATTTCATTATGAGCAAACTGGCGGAAGCAGGGATCCCGACCCAAATGGAAGCGCTGTTGTCCGATACCGAATGTCTGGTGAAAAAGCTGGATATGGTGCCGGTGGAATGCGTTGTGCGTAACCGTGCCGCCGGCTCGCTGGTGAAACGTTTAGGGATTGAAGAAGGCATTGAGCTGAATCCGCCGCTGTTTGACCTGTTCCTGAAAAACGACGCGATGCACGACCCGATGGTCAACGAATCCTACTGCGAAACCTTCGGCTGGGTGAGCAAAGAGAATCTGGCGCGTATGCAGGAACTGACCTTCAAAGCGAATGACGTGCTGAAAAAACTGTTCGATGACGCGGGTCTGATCCTCGTGGACTTCAAGCTGGAATTCGGTCTGTTCAAGGGCGAAGTGGTGCTGGGCGATGAATTCTCGCCGGACGGCAGCCGCCTGTGGGACAAAAAGACCATGGACAAAATGGATAAAGACCGTTTCCGCCAGAGCCTTGGCGGCCTGATTGAAGCCTACGAAGAAGTGGCACACCGTTTAGGCGTGAAGCTCGACTAA
- a CDS encoding neutral zinc metallopeptidase: MRWQGRRESDNVEDRRNSSESPLSGRGPGFRIPSGKGGIILLIVVLVAGYYGVDLTGLMTGEPVGQSQQQSSQRVSNPNDDEAAKFTSVILATTEDTWAQQFKEMGKTYQPPRLVMYRGATRTGCGTGQSVMGPFYCPTDSTVYIDLSFYDDMKSKLGAGGDFAQGYVIAHEVGHHIQKLLGIEPKVRQMQQGASQAEVNRLSVRMELQADCFAGVWGHNMQKQGILEAGDLEEALNAAQAIGDDRLQQQSQGRIVPDSFTHGTSQQRYTWLKRGFDSGDPAQCNTFSKSF; this comes from the coding sequence ATGCGTTGGCAAGGCCGTCGTGAAAGCGACAATGTAGAAGACCGGCGGAACAGTTCCGAATCCCCGTTATCCGGGCGCGGTCCAGGTTTCCGTATTCCAAGCGGCAAGGGCGGCATTATCCTGCTGATTGTCGTGCTGGTCGCGGGCTATTACGGCGTTGACTTAACCGGGCTGATGACCGGCGAGCCGGTTGGACAGAGCCAGCAGCAAAGTTCTCAGCGCGTCAGCAACCCGAATGATGATGAAGCGGCTAAGTTCACCTCGGTTATTCTGGCCACCACCGAAGACACCTGGGCGCAGCAGTTTAAAGAGATGGGCAAAACCTATCAGCCGCCGCGCCTGGTCATGTATCGCGGCGCAACGCGTACCGGCTGCGGCACCGGGCAATCGGTTATGGGGCCGTTTTACTGCCCGACCGATAGCACGGTCTACATCGACCTTTCTTTCTACGATGACATGAAAAGCAAGCTCGGCGCGGGCGGTGATTTCGCCCAGGGCTACGTGATTGCTCATGAAGTGGGTCACCATATTCAAAAACTGCTGGGTATTGAGCCGAAAGTGCGTCAGATGCAGCAGGGGGCATCTCAGGCAGAGGTAAACCGTCTGTCGGTACGTATGGAGCTACAGGCCGACTGCTTCGCTGGCGTCTGGGGCCATAATATGCAGAAGCAAGGGATTCTGGAAGCGGGCGATCTGGAAGAGGCGCTGAACGCCGCGCAGGCTATCGGCGACGACCGTCTACAGCAACAAAGCCAGGGGCGCATCGTGCCGGACAGCTTCACCCACGGGACGTCGCAGCAGCGTTACACCTGGCTGAAACGCGGCTTTGACAGCGGCGACCCGGCGCAGTGCAACACCTTCAGTAAATCGTTCTAA
- a CDS encoding tRNA(Met) cytidine acetyltransferase TmcA produces the protein MDELLAQAARMAQEGIRRLLVVSGEPDWCAQRAAAFRNAVGPEVLWVGPQAAAEPFCPPGKFATLLGREFQHAIFDARAGFDVSAFAALAGTLRAGSWLLLLVPDLSLWPTRADADSLRWSDTPEPIATPHFVHHFCRTLKNNPQARIWRQGLPLAPLNETPRPRWQRANGQPDGEQLAILSALANATAQVSVVTAERGRGKSALAGMHIRQIAGSALVTAPSRASAEVIAAFAGERFRFIAPDALLASDEKADWLVVDEAAAIPAPLLQKLISRFPHALLTTTVQGYEGTGRGFLLKFCAAFPQRQAFTLSQPIRWAAGCPLEAVVNEALIFDDDAFNSPLQGDVRPIAVPQSAWQSAPALPRALYQLLSGAHYRTSPLDLRRMMDAPGQHFISAQCDSGPAGALWLVDEGGLSPALSRAVWAGFRRPRGNLVAQSLAAHGGSPLAATLIGRRISRIAVHPQRQREGIGQRLVTQAWQEAKGIDYLSVSFGYTDALWRFWQRCGFTLVRIGSQREASSGCYAAMALRPLTAAGEALMQHEHQRLCREWRWLSQWVDEKLPLPDAADAMLTDDDWWDLAGFAFAHRPLLAVLANLHRLSELAESAMPALRGRLRGESEAALCAQLGVQGRKALLAQMRREAAHAMRVIDGERTNRLSEQILQLQFF, from the coding sequence ATGGATGAGCTGCTCGCGCAGGCCGCGCGAATGGCGCAGGAGGGCATTCGCCGCCTGCTGGTGGTCAGCGGCGAGCCCGACTGGTGCGCTCAGCGGGCAGCGGCGTTTCGTAATGCCGTCGGTCCGGAGGTGCTATGGGTCGGCCCGCAGGCCGCCGCCGAGCCTTTTTGCCCACCGGGTAAATTCGCCACGCTGCTGGGACGTGAGTTCCAGCACGCTATTTTTGACGCCCGCGCGGGGTTTGACGTTTCGGCGTTTGCCGCGCTGGCCGGTACGCTGCGCGCCGGTAGCTGGTTGTTGCTGCTGGTGCCGGACCTTTCTCTCTGGCCAACCCGTGCCGATGCGGACTCGCTGCGCTGGAGCGATACGCCGGAACCTATTGCCACGCCGCATTTTGTCCACCATTTTTGCCGCACGCTAAAGAATAACCCGCAGGCGCGAATCTGGCGTCAGGGGCTGCCGCTTGCGCCGCTAAACGAGACGCCGCGCCCGCGCTGGCAACGTGCGAACGGCCAGCCCGACGGTGAACAGCTGGCGATTTTGTCGGCGCTGGCGAACGCGACTGCGCAGGTTTCCGTGGTCACGGCAGAGCGCGGTCGCGGCAAATCGGCGCTGGCCGGGATGCATATTCGCCAGATTGCCGGTTCGGCGCTGGTGACGGCGCCATCCCGCGCCTCGGCGGAGGTGATTGCCGCCTTTGCCGGCGAGCGCTTTCGTTTTATTGCCCCCGATGCGCTGTTGGCTTCCGATGAAAAGGCCGACTGGCTGGTGGTTGACGAGGCTGCCGCCATTCCGGCGCCGTTGTTACAAAAGCTGATCTCCCGTTTCCCGCACGCACTGCTGACGACCACCGTTCAAGGTTATGAAGGCACCGGGCGCGGTTTCTTGTTGAAATTTTGCGCTGCATTCCCCCAGCGGCAGGCGTTTACCCTGAGCCAGCCCATCCGCTGGGCCGCAGGATGCCCGCTGGAAGCGGTGGTTAACGAGGCGCTGATTTTTGACGATGATGCATTTAATTCTCCTCTTCAGGGGGACGTACGGCCAATCGCCGTTCCCCAATCGGCATGGCAAAGTGCACCGGCGCTGCCGCGTGCGCTGTATCAGCTGCTTTCTGGTGCCCATTACCGTACCTCACCGCTGGATCTCCGACGCATGATGGATGCACCGGGGCAGCATTTTATCAGCGCCCAGTGCGACAGCGGCCCGGCAGGCGCGCTGTGGTTGGTGGATGAAGGTGGCCTGTCGCCGGCGCTGAGCCGCGCCGTGTGGGCCGGTTTTCGCCGTCCGCGGGGTAACCTGGTGGCACAGTCGTTGGCAGCGCACGGCGGCAGTCCGTTGGCGGCGACGCTTATCGGGCGACGCATCAGCCGTATTGCAGTACATCCGCAGCGCCAGAGAGAGGGGATAGGGCAACGCCTGGTGACCCAGGCATGGCAAGAGGCGAAAGGCATTGATTACCTGTCTGTCAGCTTTGGCTATACCGACGCGCTGTGGCGTTTCTGGCAACGCTGTGGTTTTACGCTGGTGCGTATTGGCAGCCAGCGCGAAGCCAGCAGCGGCTGCTATGCGGCAATGGCCCTGCGGCCGCTGACGGCGGCGGGGGAGGCGCTGATGCAGCATGAGCATCAGCGTCTGTGCCGTGAATGGCGCTGGCTAAGCCAGTGGGTGGATGAAAAATTGCCGCTGCCGGATGCCGCAGACGCTATGCTTACTGACGATGACTGGTGGGATCTGGCTGGCTTCGCGTTTGCCCATCGCCCTCTGCTGGCGGTGCTGGCAAATCTCCATCGGCTGAGCGAGCTGGCCGAGAGTGCGATGCCTGCGCTACGTGGGCGACTGCGGGGAGAGAGTGAAGCCGCACTCTGCGCCCAGCTGGGCGTACAGGGCCGTAAGGCGCTGCTGGCGCAAATGCGCCGCGAGGCAGCACACGCGATGCGCGTTATTGATGGCGAACGCACAAACCGTTTGTCGGAACAGATCCTACAACTGCAATTTTTTTAA
- the ypfH gene encoding esterase, protein MTHDHFVVQSPAKPAQQLLLLFHGVGDNPVAMGEIGSWFAPLFPDALIVSIGGAEPCGPAPGRQWFSVQGVTEDNRQARVDAIMPTFVETVRYWQKQSGVGPQATALIGFSQGAIMSLESIKAEPGLASRVIAFNGRYATLPQHADTSTTVHLIHGGEDRVIDLAWAVRGQEALLAAGGDVTLDIVDELGHAIDDRSMQFALDHLRYTVPKHYFDEALSGSTPKDDDIIEML, encoded by the coding sequence ATGACACACGATCATTTTGTTGTTCAAAGCCCCGCGAAGCCCGCTCAACAGCTGCTGCTGTTGTTTCATGGCGTGGGCGATAATCCGGTGGCAATGGGGGAGATCGGCAGCTGGTTTGCGCCGCTGTTCCCGGACGCGTTAATCGTCAGTATCGGCGGTGCCGAGCCGTGCGGCCCAGCGCCGGGGCGGCAGTGGTTTTCCGTACAGGGCGTGACCGAAGACAATCGTCAGGCGCGCGTTGATGCCATTATGCCGACCTTTGTTGAAACGGTGCGCTACTGGCAAAAACAGAGCGGCGTCGGTCCACAGGCCACCGCGCTGATCGGCTTTTCTCAAGGGGCGATTATGTCGCTCGAAAGCATCAAAGCCGAGCCGGGACTCGCCTCACGCGTCATTGCTTTTAACGGCCGTTATGCCACGCTGCCGCAACATGCAGATACCAGCACCACCGTTCATCTGATTCACGGTGGGGAAGACAGGGTTATCGATCTGGCCTGGGCCGTTCGCGGACAGGAAGCGCTGCTGGCAGCCGGTGGCGATGTGACGCTGGATATTGTTGACGAGCTGGGGCACGCGATTGACGATCGCAGCATGCAGTTTGCGCTCGACCATCTGCGCTATACCGTGCCGAAGCACTATTTTGATGAAGCGTTGAGCGGCAGTACGCCGAAAGACGACGATATTATCGAGATGCTATAA
- a CDS encoding YpfN family protein: MDWLTKYWWILVLVFLAGVIINVIKDLSRVDHKKFLADKPELPPHRDFNDKWDDDDDWPKKDQPKK; the protein is encoded by the coding sequence ATGGATTGGCTGACAAAATACTGGTGGATTCTGGTGCTGGTGTTTCTGGCGGGGGTCATTATCAACGTGATTAAGGATCTTAGCCGCGTCGATCATAAAAAATTCCTTGCCGATAAGCCGGAACTGCCACCGCATCGCGACTTTAACGATAAGTGGGACGATGACGACGACTGGCCGAAGAAAGACCAGCCGAAGAAATAG